CCTTGACGATGATCTGTGCCCAGGTGATGGGCAACCATGTGGCTGTCTCTATTGGAGGCGCCAACGGACACTTCGAACTGAACGTTTTTAAGCCACTGATAGCTTCAAATGTGCTGCGTTCCATCAAGCTGATCAGTGTGTTATTCCAAAgtatttatcttttattttatttactgatttataattttaggTGATGGCTGCAATACTTTTGCTAGCAACTGTGTGAAGGGCATCAAACCAAACAAGGCTAATATAGCTAAGATAATGAATGAATCTCTAATGCTGGTGACGGCTCTCAATCCTCATATTGGATATGATAAGGCAGCCCAAATAGCGAAGACGGCGCATAAGAATGGAACTACTTTAAAGGCCGAGGCTCTCAAGTCTGGCATAGCAGAGAAAGACTTTGATGACTGGGTGCGACCAGAGAAGATGCTTGGTCCCACATAgagaaattgtttaagtttttcatttttaaatctGATTAAATATTACGAATAAAGAAACcttttaaagttattaaattatcgattatgaatttccatttatttcacataaagtttaaatttactAATGAATGCAAGTCTGCCTGGAATATCAACCtaatctaataaaaaaaaacactggaCTGTTCACataggtatattaataaatttaatataacttgCAAATTTAGATACATCATAACAATTGCGGTTCATAATTTAAGCAATACTTTTattgataaatttatattagttTTGGCCGTATTAGCATTTGAACAGAttccacaaaaacaaatgtgtCTTTCTGGCGACACCACCAAACACCAAACTCAGATTTATGATTAAACACCCCATTCAGATTACTgcaaatagaataaaatgtataaaaatgtgaaaatataaaatatgtatattaaactTACCAACTTGGATACTCGTGATGCCACCAACGATTATACTGCACAGCATTTTTGCTATTATAGCGCACAGTTTTGAATATGCAATGCTCATGAGGTCGCAATCCATCGCCAGCATTTCCGAAATAATTACCCAGGGACTTCAGCTTATAGTCATCATTCTTGCCACTGATTGCAAAGTTATCGTAATGAGCGAAGCGTGTTTCTTTATTGGGAAAAACTAAATGAACGTAGAGCTCATGTGCTTGCCTCTTTGTCATGGCGTGCACATTGTCCAGACCCATCCAGAAATCGCCGTCCATATCGCCAAATCCATCCACGAATGAGAACCAACCTTGATTAAAGTTCGCACTATCGTCCATCCGACGATGGATGACAATCCAGCCTGGCCCCGAGATGCAATTCTGAGCCAGCACTTTAAGTGAACCAATTCGAGGCAGAGTTAGCACTTTCAACTCTGTCGAACTCTCTTCTTCACTGAGACTTGCTTGGAGTTCCTTAATCGAATATTGCAATAGACGATCGTTTTGCTTCTTGATCCTTTCTGTACTATTTCGCAGTTCAGTCTCCAGCTTGGCCCGATGAGCATCCTTACTATTAAAGGCCTGAATAAAGTTCTGGGTTTTCCAACTGCGCAACAGTTCCTGAGTTGCGTTTAGCTTGTCCCCTGTCGTTACCACTTCATTCTTAAGTACACCGATCTGATCTTCTTTCTCTTGAATAGTTACTTTGCTATCCGCAAGTTGCAAATCCTTTTGTTCGATGTTGGCTTCTAAGGTGATGATCCTTTGCTGATAGTCAAAAGAGAGCTGAGTTTTCTCTTGCAGTTGATCTGCAGTTTTCTTTAGTTGCTGTTCCAATTTCAGTATGTAATTATCTTTGTCTGTAATAAGTTCATCctgtttaacaattttttcacttttatccTTATTAGAATTTTCAAGTTCGGTTAATTGTTTCTTGAAGGACTTTTGTATAGCAATACAATTTTGTCTTCGTTCGCATAATTTGgatttcaaaaatgtaataacgTCATTATTGTTGAGAttcgtatttttatatgtCTCCAAACATGTGCGGAGAGTCAAAATAACATCGTCCTTAATCCTGCATTTTTCGTTATATAAATTGAGCTTTTCTTTGAATACGGTcagtttgatttttttcaacTCGGCCAAGGTACTGTATGAATTTTCTCTAATATGCTGCCAATCGGCTGATGACTAAAGAAATATCCATATAAGATGATATAAGGTACCACGAAATATGGTTATTGACTCACCATAGCACATGTCGATGGATCTTCGGGAGAATCGTGCAATTGTATGGTCAATATATTggtattattcatttttaagaaCACGTTTATTTGGAATGGATAAAATTCGAACTTATTTGTTTGTGAATGATCTGTTTAAATTTCACTTTGACAGCTTGAGCTACGAACATATCATTTAGATGAAACAGtatcataaaattaataatcgaGAGACAGAGTTTCATAAATCTCAGAATACctttgaaatttatgtatacaagttgtgtttgctgcagttggctttgaaatcatttccaatgcttttgcattaaaatattaaattatttagtttgaTTCATGAACTAcgaaatttttgtttagaaaATCTTTTTGGAATAGGCCAATCAAATTGTTGAACTTCAACGATGGTGCGAGTCACAGAAGATGTGTTCGGCATTGCCGTTAATCCCATGTCGCAAAAGAGTGAGCACATCCGACGCTTCACCTTGACCTCCGAGAAGGGCATGTCGGTTGCGGTCCTCACGTTGGGCGCCATCGTACAAAGCATCAAGGTGCCCGATCACAATGGCAAGCTCGAGGATATTTGCTTGGGCTACGATGATGTTGCCGGCTATTATCGCAATCAAAAATGCTATTTCGGCGCCATAGTTGGGCGGGTGGCAAATCGAGTTGCTCGCGGACAGTTCAAGATGTGCGGCAAAGATATCCATCTATCGCGAAACTTTAAGGATCGTTACCATCTGCATGGTGGTTATGTTGGATTTGACAGCGTCATCTGGGACGTTGTGGGCATTCACAAGGATGGCGTAACCATGCAACACATCTCCCCCGATGGCCATGAAGGTTATCCGGGCGAGGTGACAGTCAACATTAACTTTTCGCTCAATGATGCCGGCTGCTTTGGAATGCGGATTGAGGCGCGTGCAAAGGCAACCACTTGCATCAATATCGCGAATCATGCTTACTTCAATCTGGCCGGACACGGCACCGGCAAGGATACTCTGATGCAGCACATGATTATGATCAAAGCTAGTAAACTTGTGGATACTGATCAGGAGCAAATCCCCACGGGAAAGCTGATGCCTTTGCGGAATACACCATATGACTTCTCCACTTTGACCAATCTGGGCAAACGCATCAATCAGGTTTCTCGCTGTCCTATTTGTGGCTTTGACAACAGCTACTGCACGGATGTGGATCCCAATCAGGTGAAGCTCGTGGCTCGTGCTGTGCATCCTTGCTCGGGACGCTATATGGAGGTGCATACAAACCAGCCAGCGTTACATTTATACACAGCAAACAATTTACCTGATGAGGAGCGCGGTGATGTGGAGAACATTGGCAAAGAGGGTAGTCATTATGTGAAGCACGGTTCTTTCTGTATGGAGACCCAGAGGTATCCAGATGCCATGAACAATCCAGAATTTCCCTCAATAATGTTAAATCCAGGTCAATTGTATGATCACCAAGTGGTCTACAGATTTGGCGCATGCCCCAAGCgcatataacaaaaatttctACATACGAAgatctttatttaatttaaataagaatatcaCGAGCtgttaaaagtaaagtaaaaaaatgtaaagaaatCAAACCATCACaatgatttttgtttaatatgttGTTATTTCTGTTAGGATTTCAAATTGCCCGCATTATCAATTGTGAATTACAGTTTGTTAACAGAATTaccagctgttgttgtgtagGCAGTGTGACCATTGTTGCTTGGGTCGCGACAAAAATACCGACATGTGTGATATGTTTTGCGATCTAAATTGTGGTCACACTTAGTTTCTGctaaacaaaaaggaaaagtaaCAATTTATTGAATCGCCAAACGACAGCGGTGAATTCTTGTGTGTGCCAcgtctaaaaaatatacaacatattAAAAGCATAACTGCCTTCAAGCTGTTTAATTTACCGCAAATCTACAAGCATACGACAGCGGACTCGACGCGTCCAaccagcagcagtagcaaaatGACCGtatgtatactatatgcaCTGCATATACTATACAATATATGCTGTGTTTATTTTCCGCTAGTAACATCAACTAATTGGCaattattctatttaataCTCTAAGGTGCACGAATTCAAAGTGGAAATGACCTGCGGCGGCTGCGCCAGCTCTGTGGAGAAGGTCTTGGGCAAGTTGGGCGGtaagtaaacacacacatatacatacattagcATGTATGTGTTAACTATCTTAGTTTTGGAAAGGGGAGCTTTGCTCTGGTATTCTACATAATACTGGAGAATTTGCAGCCTTCGTTATCAGACGTCCGCAATTGTGTAGTTGCGGTTGCCAACAATAATGTCTGTATtcggttgttgttatttcacTTTCAGATAAGGTGGAAAAAGTGAATGTTAATCTGGACGACAAAACCGTAACTGTTACCTCAAACTTATCGGCCGACGAACTTCTGGAACAGCTGCGCAAATCCGGCAAAGCGGTTTCGTATGTTGGTGTGAAGAAATGAGATGAGTTTTTCAGCAAGTTTCAGAAGTACGGCAAACTGAAGCTTGAAGTCTAATCAAAGAATTCCCGGTACATCATCAGGGGATTCACTCATTTGTCGTGGCTGTTGATCTACATACTACATTAACAAAATGATTCATTCAAAAGAAACGGCGTGATGCATATATAATGGttcaatgaaaattgttttcaaaaaatattagcCTTAACCAAAATTATGATATAGTATACACGAGGAACTTATCTACACCTTAGCTCTTGCCCAAATTTTTAAGTAGTGcgatattaaacaatttacttaGAATATTCAAAGtgttatacaaaatttaatatatacagtcagaatttcaaattcaatttgtttaacaacGTAAGTAGAGAAAtgaatttaatcaaatatatttgctcttattcaatagtgatattccaaatatttcCAATGTAGTTCAgctaattaaatacaaatatgccAATTATCTTCttatgatatacatatataataattatatatatacataaacatcaaacaaattttaaaaatttgcattaaatatacaattacaaataaatcttTTGCTTGCAAAATAAGAAATGTGATTAATCATTGAATTCTATGATCTGCCGTGTCAAATTAACCCAATTGTTTTATATCGTTGagggaaataataataatgaggcACACCTCAGGCGGTGATGCCAAGAAATGCGGGCACTTAGTCAAGCACGAGAGAGATGGAAGCGAatcaacaacgacagcgacaaataacaataacattagAGCGGAGGCTCGAGCATGTCCATAACATGTCATAAATAAATCTGGGGAACGGCAAACTCCGAAAAAAAACTCTCAAGTtatcaaaatgcattttgaaaACATGTTCGAGGCGTAACGAAATTATCAATCAAATGCCACAATGGCATGCAAAGAATGCAacgcactcgcacacactcagatatacacacgcacactacTAATTGAGTTTAGAACTGAGTCCACAAACGGAACGTTGCCTCGGAATTTGATGTCGTCGTCACTGCTGTCTTAGTTGTCGCTACCTGCGAGTTacctttttgcttttgctgttgctttgttgcGGTTGCATTTTGCGGCTCGTGTTGATTTATGCCCCATGCGGCGACACAACAACGGAACCGACAACTAAACAGTAAGGAACCCCAGAATCGGGTCTCCAAAGGGACTGAGAAAATCCGAATAcccaaaacccaaaacaaaaacggtTCACTGTCTGCGAGCGGCTGTCACAACAAAACGTCAACACAGCACAGTCACGTCCTTGCCCCATGATTATTTTCAAGTGATGCAAGAGATTTTCTGATTACGCTTCCAGCACTCGCTGTGGTCATCTCGCCATCTCAGTCATCTCAGCAAATCCAGCCAAGTAGgtaaaagcaaattattagCGCTAATGCCATTTAAATTACCTTAGTAAAAATAACAGCTGGTGCCTCCGTCTTCTTTCTGTTctttccgtctgtctgtctgcttggCTCTCTGTCTTGTTGCCCCTGTGCATTGTCTTGCTGCATAAAAATTCCTGGCAGCGAAGTGGCTAATGTTTTGACCAACTGACAGGTGTTGTGCGACTTTGAAATGCCCTGTTAATCTTTTATCTAATGGTGACCCACAGATTTATCTTATTCTTCAAAAGGAGCTCTTTTGGCTAAAGAAAAAGTTCAGAAATTTGTTGGAGAAAAGATTAATTAGTAGGggaacataaaataaaataggaaCCCTCTATTaagataatattatttttactctattttatgaaaactttaccaaaatgaatatgaatatatatatttatatatttaaacatttcataaatagggataaaaatatacaaatcttTAAATAGGTAACACATAACATAAATCGAATTAAAACATTacataatataaaatcaaaataacatAAGCGACATTTTGGtcgatttattttgatatgtaCTTACGTTGACAATTACCAAACGCATCTGCGCCGAAAATTTCATAAGCCAATTAAGTATAATAAGCGAGTTATGGGCTCAACAACATTGCCAATGGTTGGCAATCAACATTGATGATGAACTATTAAAAACCTGCTCCtgcaaaatttgatttttgacgCTTacgttatttttaaagtaaaggGTCGATACTTATGAAAATcttatgaaaaaatattatttccatGCCATGtgttattttaaaactcaaaTTTGAGCTTAGTGAATAATAGATAAGTAAATATAGTATACCAcaagaatatatagtataataccACATACGTTTTATGCTTATCTTAAGCTACCGACTCTAAAGCTAATTCTGTGGCGCTTTGacataatattttgaaatgtatgACTACTTACAGTTGTTGTCACTGCTGATATCAGGCCGCTATATCATCGACTTTATGGGCTACCTTTAAATGTGGCTGCAAACTGTCTGCAAAGACACCACAACTATTGCCGTTGTGGTTGCAGTTGAGGTTGCTTCCCTCTGTCATTTGGCTGCCAAGCATTCCGTTCTTGCAGCCTAAATTCACGCAAATACTCTAACTAACTGCAAAGTCATTTAGTTAGTCAATTATACTTGGTAGCATTTAATAGTTATTGCTTAATTTGAATgtgtaataaaatttgattaaaattgtttagtgtaacttaatgaaaatgtttgagtactttattattttccagAGTATTTGAGCTTCGTTGCCTTGTGAGCGattgttgtctttgtttttggtgtttgCACACACTTGGTGCATTGAAAACATTCCAAAAATCGCTGGCTAAATTCTTTGGCGCATGCTTTTCAGCAACTCTCAACCAGTTGGTGGCTGCCCAGTTGATCAAGTGGCTGGCGTTGGGGCTTGGTTCACGTTTTGGGGCATTGGCAGGAGCAGAGCACACGGGCTGCGGCGACTGGTTTCCACATGGCGGCAGCTTCAAGcaaaatgtacaacaaaaaaacaacgaaacgaaacgaaaaatcgaaaaataccGCGACCACAGTTGCCGCTCTTTATTGTCATAAGATTTGAAAAGAACCGACAGTCAGAACAATGGCacactaaactaaactaaccTGGACAACGGCTGGGCCaataaattccaaaataacaacacagcacaccaaaataaaacaaaacaaagttgtGACGATGCCAAAGACACAAATCTCAAAACACGACAAGGTCGTTGCCAAACTCTCTCCTTCTTTTTGTTGGTATCCctttttgcttaaaaaaaaaaaaagaattggcAGGCTCGGTTCATTGAACTCCGACATCATCGACTCCTACGCGGACGAGAGGCACAGAGCgaaataaatgtacatttgGCCAATTGCAACTGGAAACAGTAGCCAAGATTTTTACGCCAAATGTGCAAATTGCAGTGGACTTCGAgtgctcgctcgctcgctcgcttgctggctggctggctggctggctcgATTGCTTGCTGGCAAACCTGTCGCTATTGCAGTGCTGTCCAGCATTCCTGATGCACCTCTCCACCTCTTCCTCCCCAATACATTCAAACAGGGGGTTGAGGTTGAGCGTGTGCCAAGCccacgacacacacacacatacacacaaggAGCGAGGAGCGAGGAGAGCGAAGCGAGCATCGGAACGGCCATGGAACGTCTGGTCATAACAAGAGCAAAAATGCTAAGCGTAAATAACTCATAGATAATAATGCCATGCATTTACGagcaaagcaattgcaatgcagccaaaacaaaagacttaggacACGAACTTGCCAAAAGGAGCAACCAACGAAGCAGCCGTCGAGTCATGTAACAGCCTCAGCCTCCGcttcagtcgcagtcgctgcatTCGCAGCCGGAGTTAAAGTCAGAGCGGACTCCAAGGCAAAGCGAGCAGCACCAAACAGCAAAAATCGGCTCAAAAACAAGATCAACTGGTTTCAtcagcagaacaacaacaaaacgacacaacaaaaaaacaacgcacaagagaaaaaaaaaaactcactcAAAATGTTGAGCTCAAGACCTGTTGAGACCCAAGCAAAGACCCATTGTTGGTCTATTGCGCGTGCCGAGCGCTGTAAAATACTTTTTCCCAAAGAAGTTTCAGTTGTGTTTTTGACTTTTCGTCGAGCAGAACGATTCTTCTCAACGTGATTAACGCCAAACGCAGCCGCCGCGGGCGTTTTTCTtcggtgtgtgcgtgtctctccctgtgtgtgtgtttgagtgttgGTGTAATATTCGCGAAAAGTTGTTTTTCGCTAcaactcatactcatacttacttaatatagtatgtatatgtatagcacatacacatatttgtatatttaaagtcAATTTTCCTGTTAACGAAACCTGCcaaaactgcaactgcaacaacaacaacaacaacaaacgttgcatgcaacataaGTAAATTTTGGTGTCGAGTGCCCCCTTCTTGTTGTCttcttgttgtgtttgtgctaAATGctaagtatgtatgtaaataccTGGCCGATTTGCAAAGTACTCGCATTCgtgaatacataaataattgtttgctGAGTACTCGCAGTTTTAGGTGAAAGTaaagcaatttgtttaattaattgcacgCAAGCCTccgcaacacaacaacaacaaccagtcagtcagtcagcgaGTAGATTTGTGTGCCAAGTTTATGCCAAGTTTATGAAGCGGAATACTCCACTTACGCCAAAACAGTGtgaacatacataaatacttacttacatacatacatacgtagtGCAGATACTCTTCGTATTCTATATCGAGAGCGTTTACCTTTTGGATATCTTTGGATAAAGCGCAACAGCTTAAACGTTTGAGCACAAGGATTTAACTGTTAGAGGTGAGTGAAAATTTTGAGACTAAAGTTCGAAAGAGTGGGAGAGGGAGACAAAGAGCGAATGAAAGAGAGAAGTTGAGAAACAGCGAGGATCTACCATATATGGAGTTCGctataaaagtgaaaataagcGTCACATAAACTAAAGTAAATTAACaactttaaaagaaaataatagtTTAAAGCAACAAGCTTAGCAGATCCCTATGAAAGctatgaaaaaaattatatttaaataaatattttttcttaaagttAACTTTAACAAAGTTTATTGccatttataaattcaaaaaaatcagAAAGAGGtcaaaaacttattaaaaaaagaatagaataTGAAGGAGAAGCAAAACTCGACAGCataaaatcattaataaaCATTCTTGATGCCTTAGGGAAATATCAAGAGATGTTCTGGAAgagtaaatattataaaggATTATAATTGATTGTTTATGCTGAACTGCTGAAAGTACCGTTCCTCCTCATATTGCTCATTCAAAACTAGAACTAGATCTTCACATAACAAATCAATAAACCAATCAGTTCGTGTTTCACCCCAAAACAGTAGTAATAACTAATGctcaatttaaaatcatttgtctaggccttttttttatttggatgATCTGAAGTAAAGTAGCAAATTGGCTTCCACACCTAGAAACGCATTACTAATGAGTTGATTCTTAGGCTAATTCGATAATAATACATCgaattatgaatatatttatgt
This is a stretch of genomic DNA from Drosophila albomicans strain 15112-1751.03 chromosome 3, ASM965048v2, whole genome shotgun sequence. It encodes these proteins:
- the LOC117569659 gene encoding fibroleukin, with product MNNTNILTIQLHDSPEDPSTCAMSSADWQHIRENSYSTLAELKKIKLTVFKEKLNLYNEKCRIKDDVILTLRTCLETYKNTNLNNNDVITFLKSKLCERRQNCIAIQKSFKKQLTELENSNKDKSEKIVKQDELITDKDNYILKLEQQLKKTADQLQEKTQLSFDYQQRIITLEANIEQKDLQLADSKVTIQEKEDQIGVLKNEVVTTGDKLNATQELLRSWKTQNFIQAFNSKDAHRAKLETELRNSTERIKKQNDRLLQYSIKELQASLSEEESSTELKVLTLPRIGSLKVLAQNCISGPGWIVIHRRMDDSANFNQGWFSFVDGFGDMDGDFWMGLDNVHAMTKRQAHELYVHLVFPNKETRFAHYDNFAISGKNDDYKLKSLGNYFGNAGDGLRPHEHCIFKTVRYNSKNAVQYNRWWHHEYPSCNLNGVFNHKSEFGVWWCRQKDTFVFVESVQMLIRPKLI
- the LOC117569660 gene encoding galactose mutarotase, with product MVRVTEDVFGIAVNPMSQKSEHIRRFTLTSEKGMSVAVLTLGAIVQSIKVPDHNGKLEDICLGYDDVAGYYRNQKCYFGAIVGRVANRVARGQFKMCGKDIHLSRNFKDRYHLHGGYVGFDSVIWDVVGIHKDGVTMQHISPDGHEGYPGEVTVNINFSLNDAGCFGMRIEARAKATTCINIANHAYFNLAGHGTGKDTLMQHMIMIKASKLVDTDQEQIPTGKLMPLRNTPYDFSTLTNLGKRINQVSRCPICGFDNSYCTDVDPNQVKLVARAVHPCSGRYMEVHTNQPALHLYTANNLPDEERGDVENIGKEGSHYVKHGSFCMETQRYPDAMNNPEFPSIMLNPGQLYDHQVVYRFGACPKRI
- the LOC117569661 gene encoding copper transport protein ATOX1, with protein sequence MTVHEFKVEMTCGGCASSVEKVLGKLGDKVEKVNVNLDDKTVTVTSNLSADELLEQLRKSGKAVSYVGVKK